From Channa argus isolate prfri chromosome 18, Channa argus male v1.0, whole genome shotgun sequence, the proteins below share one genomic window:
- the rpl17 gene encoding 60S ribosomal protein L17, translating into MVRYSLDPENPTKSCKSRGSNLRVHFKNTRETAQTIKGMHIRKANKYLRDVIVKHQCVPFRRYNGGVGRCAQAKQFGWTQGRWPKKSAEFLLHMLKNAESNAELKGLDVDSLVIEHIQVNKAPKMRRRTYRAHGRINPYMSSPCHIEMILTEKEQIVPKPEEEVAQKKKVSQKKLKKQKLMARE; encoded by the exons ATGGTCCGCTACTCTCTCGACCCCGAGAACCCGACTAAAT catgCAAGTCGAGGGGCTCCAACCTCCGGGTGCACTTCAAG AACACCCGTGAGACAGCCCAGACCATCAAGGGCATGCACATCCGCAAGGCAAACAAGTACCTGAGAGACGTCATCGTCAAGCATCAGTGTGTCCCATTCCGCCGCTACAATGGGGGAGTTGGAAGGTGTGCCCAG GCCAAACAGTTTGGCTGGACACAGGGACGCTGGCCCAAGAAGAGTGCCGAGTTCCTGCTGCACATGCTTAAGAACGCCGAGAGCAATGCTGAGCTCAAG GGTCTGGATGTGGACTCTCTGGTCATCGAACATATCCAGGTCAACAAGGCCCCCAAGATGAGGAGACGCACCTACCGTGCCCACGGTCGAATCAACCCCTACATGAGCTCCCCCTGTCACATTGAGATGATCCTGACAGAGAAGGAGCAGATTGTCCCCAAACCTGAGGAGGAGGTGGCCCAGAAGAAAAAG gtTTCACAGAAGAAGCTGAAGAAGCAGAAACTGATGGCACGGGagtaa
- the LOC137103662 gene encoding tripartite motif-containing protein 16-like, producing MAQKGVQLDRETFSCSICLDLLKDPVTIPCGHNYCMKCIKRFWDEEDGKKLHSCPQCRQTFTPRPVLVKNTMLAVLVEELKKTGLQAAPADHCYAGPEDVSCDVCTGRKLKAVKSCLVCLASYCENHLQPHYDAAPLKKHKLANPCKKLQENICSRHDKIREIFCRTDQQCICYLCSMDEHRGHDTVSAAAERTERQRELEGSRQKLQQRIQDREKDVKLLQQEVEAISLSADKAVEDSEKIFTELIRLMDKRRSDVKQQIRSQQETEVSRVKELQEKLEQEITELKRKDASLEQLSLTEDHIQFVHSYPSLSALSEPTDSTSINIRPLRYFEDVTVAVSELRDQLQDVLRETWTNVSLRLTEVHVLLPPAEPKTRAEFLKYSCEISLDPNTAHTLMLLSEGNRKVTLMSEEQSYSPDPDRFTICCQVLSRESLTGRCYWEVEWTGTGVCVAIAYKNISRTGNRKKSGFGNNNKSWALDCYYDEYDYYHNNNQTPVSGPQSSRIGLYLDHRAGILSFYSVSETMTLLHRVQTTFTQPLHAGLGLYWHPGDTAELCELK from the coding sequence ATGGCGCAGAAAGGAGTTCAGCTGGACCGAGAAACCTTCTCTTGTTCGATCTGTCTGGATCTACTGAAGGATCCGGTGactattccctgtggacacaaCTACTGCATGAAGTGTATTAAAAGGTTCTGGGATGAAGAGGATGGTAAGAAACTCCACAGCTGccctcagtgtagacagaccttcacacCGAGACCTGTCCTggtgaaaaacaccatgttagcagttttagtggaggagctgaagaagactggactccaagctgctcctgctgatcactgctatgctggaccTGAAGATGTGTCCTGTGATGTCTGCACTGGGCGAAAACTGAAAGCTGTCAAGTCCTGTCTGGTGTGTCTGGCTTCTTACTGTGAGAATCACCTCCAGCCTCATTACGATGCTGCTCCATTAAAGAAACATAAACTGGCCAACCCCTGCAAGAAGCTgcaggagaacatctgctctcGTCATGATAAAATCAGGGAGATTTTCTGCCGCactgatcagcagtgtatctgttatctctgctccaTGGATGAACATAGAGGccacgacacagtctcagccgcagcagagaggactgagaggcagagagagctcgaggggagtcgacaaaaactccagcagagaatccaggacagagagaaagacgtGAAGCtgcttcaacaggaggtggaggccaTCAGTCTCTCTGCTGATAAAgcagtggaggacagtgagaagatcttcacCGAGCTGATCCGTCTCATGGACAAAAGAAGGTctgatgtgaagcagcagatcagatcccagcaggaaactgaagtgagtcgagtcaaagagcttcaggagaagctggagcaggagatcactgagctgaagaggaaagacgCTTcactggagcagctctcactcACAGAGGATCACATCCAGTTTGTCCACAGCTACCCCTCACTGTCAGCACTCAGTGAACCTACAGACTCCACCAGcatcaacatccgtcctctgagatactttgaggatgtgacagtagctgtgtcagagctcagagatcaaCTACAGGACGTCCTGAGAGAGACATGGACAAACGTCTCACTGAGACTGACTGAAGTCCATGTTTTACTGCCACCAGCAGAACCCAAGACCAGAGCTGagttcttaaaatattcatgtgaaatctcactggatccaaacacagcacacacactgatgttattgtctgaaggaaacagaaaagtaacattGATGAGTGAAGAACAGTCTTATTCTCCTGATCCAGACAGATTCACTATATGTTGTCaggtcctgagcagagagagtctgactggacgttgttactgggaggtggagtggacagGGACAGGAGTTTGTGTAGCAATTGCATATAAGAATATCAGCAGAACAGGGAACAGGAAGAAAAGTGGATTTGGAAACAATAACAAATCTTGGGCATTAGATTGTTACTATGATGAATATGATTATTatcacaacaacaaccaaactcccgtctcaggtcctcagtcctccagaataggactgtacctggatcacagagcaggtattctgtccttctacagcgtctctgaaaccatgactctcctccacagagtccagaccacattcactcagcctctacatgctggacttGGACTTTATTGGCATCCTGGAGACACTGCTGAGTTGTGTGAACTCAAATAG
- the LOC137104117 gene encoding E3 ubiquitin/ISG15 ligase TRIM25-like, whose amino-acid sequence MAQKGVQLDQETISCSICLDLLKDPVTIPCGHSYCMKCIKRFWDEEDGKKLHSCPQCRQTFTPRPVLVKNSMLAVLVEELKKTGLQAAPADHCYAGPEDVSCDVCTGRKLKALKSCLVCLASYCENHVQFHYESPTFQKHKLVEPCKKLQENICSRHDKMREIFCRTDHQCICYLSSMDEHKGHDTVSAAAERTERQRELEGSRQKLQQRIQDREKDVKLLQQEVEAISLSADKAVEDSEKIFTELIRLMDKRRSDVKQQIRSQQETEVSRVKELQEKLEQEITELKRKDASLEQLSLTEDHIQFVHSYPSLSALSEPTDSSSINIRPLRYFEDVTAAVSEHTDQLQDVLRETWTNVSLRLTEVHVLLPPAEPKTRAEFLKYSYEISLDPNTTNTRLLLSEGNRKVTLMSEEQSYSPHPDRFTKCCQVLSRESLTGRCYWEVELTGRGVYVAVAYKNISRTGNWNEIRFGHNNKSWALYCLKNKYLYYHIYIQNPLSGPQSSRVGLYLDHRAGILSFYSVSGTMTLLHRVQTTFTEPLHAGLGIFWSALLHTTSTAELCELK is encoded by the coding sequence ATGGCTCAGAAAGGTGTTCAGCTGGACCAAGAGACGATTTCTTGTTCGATCTGTCTGGATCTACTGAAGGATCCGGTGactattccctgtggacacagctACTGCATGAAGTGTATTAAAAGGTTCTGGGATGAAGAGGATGGTAAGAAACTCCACAGCTGccctcagtgtagacagaccttcacacCGAGACCTGTCCTGGTGAAAAACAGCATGTTAGCAGTTttagtggaggagctgaagaagactggactccaagctgctcctgctgatcactgctatgctggaccTGAAGATGTGTCCTGTGATGTCTGCactgggagaaaactgaaagctcTCAAGTCCTGTCTGGTGTGTCTGGCTTCTTACTGTGAGAATCACGTCCAGTTTCATTATGAATCCCCAACTTTTCAAAagcacaagctggtggagccctgcaagaagctgcaggagaacatctgctctcGTCATGATAAAATGAGGGAGATTTTCTGCCGTACTGATCATCAGTGTATCTGTTATCTCTCCTCCAtggatgaacataaaggccacgacacagtctcagctgcagcagagaggactgagaggcagagagagctcgaggggagtcgacaaaaactccagcagagaatccaggacagagagaaagacgtGAAGCtgcttcaacaggaggtggaggccaTCAGTCTCTCTGCTGATAAAgcagtggaggacagtgagaagatcttcactgagctgatccgtCTCATGGACAAAAGAAGGTctgatgtgaagcagcagatcagatcccagcaggaaactgaagtgagtcgagtcaaagagcttcaggagaagctggagcaggagatcactgagctgaagaggaaagacgCTTcactggagcagctctcactcACAGAGGATCACATCCAGTTTGTCCACAGCTACCCCTCACTGTCAGCACTCAGTGAACCTACTGACTCATCCAGcatcaacatccgtcctctgagatactttgaggatgtgacagcagctgtgtcagagcaCACAGATCAACTACAGGACGTCCTGAGAGAGACATGGACAAACGTCTCACTGAGACTGACTGAAGTCCATGTTTTACTGCCACCAGCAGAACCCAAGACCAGAGCTGagttcttaaaatattcatatgaAATCtcactggatccaaacacaacaaacacacgtCTGTTATTGTctgaaggaaacagaaaagtaacattGATGAGTGAAGAACAGTCTTATTCtcctcatccagacagattcaCTAAATGTTGTCAGGTCCTGAGTAGAGAGAGTCTGACTGGacgttgttactgggaggtggagttaACAGGGAGAGGAGTTTATGTAGCAGTTGCATATAAGAATATCAGCAGAACAGGGAACTGGAATGAAATTAGATTTGGACACAATAACAAATCTTGGGcattatattgtttaaaaaacaaatatctttaTTATCACATCTACATCCAAAATCCCctctcaggtcctcagtcctccagagTAGGactgtacctggatcacagagcaggtattctgtccttctacagcgTCTCTGGAaccatgactctcctccacagagtccagaccacattcac